The Siansivirga zeaxanthinifaciens CC-SAMT-1 region AATAGGGCCGTTTTTAAAAGCTTATCTCATGATGATGGGACAAAAAGAAGAAGACAATAATAACTTATGACATTAATAAAAACAATTATTTTTGACTTAGGTGGGGTTTTAATAGACTGGAATCCCGAATATGTTTTCTTAAAAGCCTTTCATGGCGACAAAGAAAAAACAAAGTGGTTTCTCGATACTATTTGCATCAGCGATTGGAACGAAAACCAAGACGCTGGATATCCATTAGAACAAGCAACAAACGATCTTGTTGCAAAATTTCCAGAATACGAAAATTATATTCGCCTGTTTTACGGCAATTGGGAAAACATGTTAGGTGGTGAAATATCGGGTACGGTAACTATTTTAAAACAATTATTGGCGATAAAAAAGTACAAAATCGTTGCTTTAACTAATTGGAGCAGCGAAACGTTTCCTATTGCTCAAAAACGTTTTGAATTTTTAAATTGGTTTGAAGGAATTGTTGTTTCGGGTGATGAAAAAACAAGAAAACCGTTTAAAGCGATTTACGATATTACTTTAGAGCGTTTTAATATATATCCGGAAACTTCTTTATTTATTGATGATAATTTAAGAAATATTGAAGCCGCAAAATCATTGGGAATTCATGGAATTCACTTTAAAGATCCAGAAACACTTATCAATCAACTAAAAACATTTAATATCGCTTTATAATGATTAAAATTTATCACAATAACAGATGTACAAAATCCAGAAACGGATTAGCCCTTTTAGAAGCTTCAGGAAAAGAATTTGAGGTTATTAAATATCTTGAAAATGTTCCAACCAAAGCCGAATTGGAAAACATTGTAAAATTGTTAAAAATTAAACCCATAGATTTAGTTAGAAAAAATGAAGCCGTTTGGAAAAGTGATTTTAAAGATAAACATTTAAACGACAACCAAATTATTGAGGCCATGATTAACAACCCAAAACTTATTGAAAGACCTATTGTTATAAATAATGATAAAGCTGTAATAGGAAGACCAACAGAAATTATAGAAACTATTATTTAACATTGTTTAATCTTATTGATAAATTCTTTAACAAAATATTAACCAAGCACGATTAAACTTTCCTCTAATTTCGTAGTCATAAAACATAAAAAACGACTATGTTCAAGAAATTAGCAGGTTTATACCTCTTCCTAATTTGCATTAATATTACAAATGCGCAACCCTCAGCACCCCAAATTAATACCGATAAAAAAGTTATAATTTCAGGTAAAGTTATAGATAAAGACAACAAATTACCTTTAGAATATGCATCGATTGCTTTCTTTAGCAAAAGTGAAAATAAAATAGTAGACGGTGGTATTACCGATGCTAAAGGAGAATTTAGTATTCCTGTTAAAAATGGCACATACGATATTCAAATTGAATACATTTCATATAAAAAGTTTACTCTTAAAAATCAGGTACTAACAAAAAGTAAAAATTTAGGGACTATCGAATTAGAGATAGACTTGGGTACTTTAGAAACCGTTGAAATTATTGCCGAACGTACAACGGTAGAAATAAAATTAGATAAAAAAATATACAACATAGGTAAAGATTTAACCACTGCGGGAGGTACCGTGAGCGACGCATTAAACAATGTCCCTTCGGTTGCAGTCGATGTTGAGGGTAGTATTAGTTTACGAGGAAACGAGAACGTTAGAATTCTTATTAACGGTAAACCTTCGGCCATGGCAGGTTTTGGCGATACCAACATATTAAGTCAGTTGCCTGCTGAAGCGATTGAGCGTGTTGAAGTTATTACGTCACCTTCAGCCAGATACGATGCCGAAGGAACAGCAGGAATACTAAACATCATTTTAAGACAAAAAGAAACTCTGGGCTTTAATGGTTCTTTAAATTTAACCCTAGGAAACCCAGACAATGCGGGTATTTCGGCAAACTTAAATTACCGAACCGAAAAATTTAATTTGTTTTCTAACTTAGGTTTTAGATATTTTAACGCCCCCAGAAATAGTTATAGCGATACCAATTATTTCGACAGAATTGTTAATGGTTCAATACGAACTCCAGAATTTGAAAAAATCATAGAATCCGAGGAAGTCACGAGGCTTAACAGAAATTATAATGCCAGTTTAGGTATGGAATATTTCTTGTCTGATAAAACATCGGTTACCGGAACTTTATTCTATAGATATGGTGAAGATGCCGATTTATCTCTAAACAACAGTAATCGTTTCAATAACAATGCTTTAGAAGAAAGAACACTAAGAAGTGAAAAGCAAGATGAAGCAGGCGATAATTATCAGTTAGCATTGAATTACATTACAAAGTTTAATGATGATGGACATGAATTAACGGCGGATTTTCAATATGAAAACGGATCGGAAGAACAAATTACCTCCATAAATGAAGATTATTTAGAAACAAATCAAGCCAATCCAATACCTTTTCAAAGAGAAAACATATTACAAACTGAAAAGGATAACGAATATTTATTTCAAACCGATTACATTTTACCATTAGGTAAAGATTCTAGATTTGAAGCAGGATACCGCGGAAATTTTAGTAACAAAATCACTAATTATACGTTAAATCAAGAAGATTTAAATTCGGGTAATTTTTTTGTAAACGACACCATTTCTAATGTGTTTGATTATACACAAAACGTAAACGCCATCTACACACAATACGGTACTAAATTTGGTGAATTTTCATTTTTATTGGGTCTGCGTTTAGAAAATACCGAACTTAACGGTAAAATTGATTCAAAATTAACCAATGAAGCATTAGAAAATGCCTTTGGTTTTCCTATTGATACCGAATTTAAAAACAATTATTTAGGCTTATTCCCTACCCTTAATTTAATATATAATCTAGGCAGTAGCGATGATGTAGAGGAAAGCATCACTTTGGGTTATAACCGAAGAGTTAACAGGCCTAGAAGCTGGTATATTAATCCATTTCCTTCGCGATCTAGTAGAACCAACGTCTTTCAAGGAAACCCCAATTTAGAACCTGCCTTTGCAAGTGCTTTCGATTTAGGTTATTTAAAACGTTGGGGGAAATTTACTTTAACAACTTCAATTTATTATCAACATGAAACGGGTTCGTTTGAACGTATTCAGGAAAATACCGGTTTTCAAACAACAGATGGTATTGATATTATTAGAACCATTCCGGTTAACTTATCGTCAAATAACAGAACAGGTACCGAACTAGGCATGCTTTACAACCCAGCTAATTGGCTCCGATTAAATTCAAGCTTTAACTTTTTTCAGTTTGAGAAAAAGGGATTTTTTAATGACATAGATTATGGGGTTAAAAACACCAGTTGGTTTGCTCGTTTTAGTAGCAAAGTAAGTTTACCATCAAATATAGACTGGCAAACAAATGCTAACTACATAGGTGCCAGTGAAGATGCACAAACTAGAAATAAGGGTATTTTTAGTCTCGATTTAGCTTTTAGTAAAGAGCTTTTTAATAATAATGCGACTATATCGCTTAATATTAGAGACGTTTTTAATTCAAGAAAAAGAAAAAACTTAACAACAACCGAGTTTTTTGAAAGTTACTCAGAATCACAATGGAGACAAAGACAAGTAAATATCTCGTTTATGTACCGTTTTAATCAACAAAAAAACAAATACGAAAGAGATCGTGAACAAAATAATGGAGATGATATGGAATTTGAAGGATAATTAAACTTGAAATAAATGAAGCTCCTTAAATACTTTTATCAAATTATTAACACGCCTCTATTTAGGGGTGGTCTATTTTTACGAAAAATAAATTAATGAATAAAAAACTACCTCTCTACCTACTTTTTTTGTTATTTATAACTTCAAATATTACTCTTGCAATCAACGAGAAAAATATAACAATTACTGGCAAAGTTATAGATGCAGATACCAATACGCCATTAGAATACGCTACCATATCATTTTATAGTATTAAAGAAAAGAAAATTGTAGATGGTGTAATAACCAACATAGATGGTGAATTTTCAATTAAAATTAAAGATGATATTTACAATATAAGTGTTGAATACATTGGCTACAAACCTTATAAAATTTCAAACAAAAAAATCGTTTCAGATATTAATTTAGGGACCATAAAATTAAATTTAGATTTAGAGGCTTTAGGTGAAGTTGAAATTATTGCCGAACGCACCTCTGTTGAAGTCAAATTAGATAAAAAAATATATAATGTTGGTAAAGATTTAACCGTAAGAGGTGGAACGGTTAGTGATGTTTTAGATAATGTCCCTTCTGTATCTGTTGATGGTGAAGGTAATGTGGCACTTCGAGGTAACGACAATGTAAGAATATTAATTAATGGAAAACCCTCTGGATTGGTTGGTGTTAATTCAACCGATGCTTTACGCCAATTACCTGCCGATGCCATTGAACGCGTTGAAGTGATTACCTCACCTTCTGCACGTTACGAATCTGAAGGAACTGCGGGTATTTTAAATATCATTCTACGACGCAGTAAACTTCAAGGATTAAATGGTGCTATTACAGCAAATGTTGGACACCCAGATGCCGCTGGAATTTCTGGAAATATTAATTTTAGAACAGGTAATGTAAATATATTTAACACACTGGCCTACCGTTATAACGAATCTATAGGAAATTGGTACACCTATACTACTTATAAAAGCACTGGAAACATCTTAGACGAAAAAAGAGATACACAAAATATTCGAAAAGGCATAACTAATAATTTTGGTATTGAATGGTATATTACAGATTCGGCTTCTATTACCACGTCTTTGGTTTATAACGATGGGAATAATAATGAAAACTCTATTAATAATTTATTACAATACGACGCCGATTTAAATTTAATTGGACAGAGTTTGAGATTAGACCCAATGTTGAATGATGCCAAAACCATGCAGTACGCTTTTAATTTTACTAAAGATTTTCAAACCAGCGGTCATAAATTAACTTTCGATTTTCAGTACGAAGATAATAATAATGATAATTTTTCTCTTATAAACGTAAACGGTTTAAACACCGATATTTTAACCGAATTAGTAGACGAATCTATTATACTATTACGTTCAGATTATGTTTTACCTTTAGGTGATAACGGTCAGTTTGAAATGGGGTATCGAGGTGATTTTAACACCCAAATTACCGATTATCAAGTAGAACTTTTAAATAGAAATTCTGGTGCGTTTGAAATAGACAGAAATCTTTCGAATGTTTTTAATTTTAAAAATTACATAAACGCATTTTATGTTCAATATGGTAGCAAAATAAATAAATTCAGTTATTTATTAGGCTTAAGAATGGAAAACACCCAAACAACCTTAGACCAACCAACTAGTGGCGATTTTGAAATTAAAAAATACACCGGTTTTTTTCCTACAGTAAATTTTAGCTATGCGTTTAGCGAAAAAGAAAACATAACTTTAGGTTATAACAGACGTTTAAGCCGGCCATGGTCTTTCTTTTTAAATCCCTTTCCTTCTAGAAGTAGTTTAACAAATATCTTTCAAGGAAATCCTGCTTTACTTCCTACTTACGCAGGTAAAATTGACTTAGGGTATTTAAACCGATTTGGAAAGTTTACTCTTAGCACTTCTATTTATTTTCAACATGCAACCGATGTTATAAATTTTGTTAGTAATGATACAGGAAATACTGTTGAAATTGACGGACAAGATGTTCCTGTAATTGAACGTGGACCTGCAAATATTGCCACAGAAGATCGCTACGGATTTGAGTTTAACGTGATATATAATCCAACAAAAAATTGGCGTATAAACACCGATTTTAATTTATTTAATATTAAAGTAAATGGGTTTTATTTAAACGATGATTTCTATTCTAATAATACCAGTTGGACCTTACGTTTAAATAACAAATACACCTTACCTGGCAATGTAGATTGGCAAACAAATTTAAATTACAGAGGGCCAAGTATGGATGCTCAAAATAAAAGAGATGCTATGTTTTCTGCTGATGTAGCATTTAGTAAAGATATTTTTAAAGACAAAGCTTCTATTGCTTTTAATGTCACTGATTTATTTAATAGCAGAGTAATGACAGGAATTGTTGAGACTGAAGAATTTATAACAGATAGAGAAATACGTTTTAGAGGCGTAAGAACTTTTAACTTATCTTTTACATACAGATTTAACCAACAAAAGAAACGCGAAATAGATCGCGGAAATTATGGTAATGGAGGCGATATTCAAATGTAAAAATTAACAAAAGGAAGCTCAAGAGCTTCCTTTTTTTTATTTATCTATAACCTTATCTACTAGTTTTAAAATGGCTTCAAATTGTTTGTCTCGAGTCATGTTAGAATTATCAAAATTAATGGCATCTGGCGCTTTTAATAATGGAGACTCTGCCCTATTTGTGTCCATATAATCACGTTCTTCCACGTTTCTTAATACATCTTCGTAACGCACATCATCACCTCTATCAATCAATTCTTT contains the following coding sequences:
- a CDS encoding HAD family hydrolase; this encodes MTLIKTIIFDLGGVLIDWNPEYVFLKAFHGDKEKTKWFLDTICISDWNENQDAGYPLEQATNDLVAKFPEYENYIRLFYGNWENMLGGEISGTVTILKQLLAIKKYKIVALTNWSSETFPIAQKRFEFLNWFEGIVVSGDEKTRKPFKAIYDITLERFNIYPETSLFIDDNLRNIEAAKSLGIHGIHFKDPETLINQLKTFNIAL
- the arsC gene encoding arsenate reductase (glutaredoxin) (This arsenate reductase requires both glutathione and glutaredoxin to convert arsenate to arsenite, after which the efflux transporter formed by ArsA and ArsB can extrude the arsenite from the cell, providing resistance.), with the translated sequence MIKIYHNNRCTKSRNGLALLEASGKEFEVIKYLENVPTKAELENIVKLLKIKPIDLVRKNEAVWKSDFKDKHLNDNQIIEAMINNPKLIERPIVINNDKAVIGRPTEIIETII
- a CDS encoding outer membrane beta-barrel family protein — protein: MFKKLAGLYLFLICINITNAQPSAPQINTDKKVIISGKVIDKDNKLPLEYASIAFFSKSENKIVDGGITDAKGEFSIPVKNGTYDIQIEYISYKKFTLKNQVLTKSKNLGTIELEIDLGTLETVEIIAERTTVEIKLDKKIYNIGKDLTTAGGTVSDALNNVPSVAVDVEGSISLRGNENVRILINGKPSAMAGFGDTNILSQLPAEAIERVEVITSPSARYDAEGTAGILNIILRQKETLGFNGSLNLTLGNPDNAGISANLNYRTEKFNLFSNLGFRYFNAPRNSYSDTNYFDRIVNGSIRTPEFEKIIESEEVTRLNRNYNASLGMEYFLSDKTSVTGTLFYRYGEDADLSLNNSNRFNNNALEERTLRSEKQDEAGDNYQLALNYITKFNDDGHELTADFQYENGSEEQITSINEDYLETNQANPIPFQRENILQTEKDNEYLFQTDYILPLGKDSRFEAGYRGNFSNKITNYTLNQEDLNSGNFFVNDTISNVFDYTQNVNAIYTQYGTKFGEFSFLLGLRLENTELNGKIDSKLTNEALENAFGFPIDTEFKNNYLGLFPTLNLIYNLGSSDDVEESITLGYNRRVNRPRSWYINPFPSRSSRTNVFQGNPNLEPAFASAFDLGYLKRWGKFTLTTSIYYQHETGSFERIQENTGFQTTDGIDIIRTIPVNLSSNNRTGTELGMLYNPANWLRLNSSFNFFQFEKKGFFNDIDYGVKNTSWFARFSSKVSLPSNIDWQTNANYIGASEDAQTRNKGIFSLDLAFSKELFNNNATISLNIRDVFNSRKRKNLTTTEFFESYSESQWRQRQVNISFMYRFNQQKNKYERDREQNNGDDMEFEG
- a CDS encoding outer membrane beta-barrel protein — protein: MNKKLPLYLLFLLFITSNITLAINEKNITITGKVIDADTNTPLEYATISFYSIKEKKIVDGVITNIDGEFSIKIKDDIYNISVEYIGYKPYKISNKKIVSDINLGTIKLNLDLEALGEVEIIAERTSVEVKLDKKIYNVGKDLTVRGGTVSDVLDNVPSVSVDGEGNVALRGNDNVRILINGKPSGLVGVNSTDALRQLPADAIERVEVITSPSARYESEGTAGILNIILRRSKLQGLNGAITANVGHPDAAGISGNINFRTGNVNIFNTLAYRYNESIGNWYTYTTYKSTGNILDEKRDTQNIRKGITNNFGIEWYITDSASITTSLVYNDGNNNENSINNLLQYDADLNLIGQSLRLDPMLNDAKTMQYAFNFTKDFQTSGHKLTFDFQYEDNNNDNFSLINVNGLNTDILTELVDESIILLRSDYVLPLGDNGQFEMGYRGDFNTQITDYQVELLNRNSGAFEIDRNLSNVFNFKNYINAFYVQYGSKINKFSYLLGLRMENTQTTLDQPTSGDFEIKKYTGFFPTVNFSYAFSEKENITLGYNRRLSRPWSFFLNPFPSRSSLTNIFQGNPALLPTYAGKIDLGYLNRFGKFTLSTSIYFQHATDVINFVSNDTGNTVEIDGQDVPVIERGPANIATEDRYGFEFNVIYNPTKNWRINTDFNLFNIKVNGFYLNDDFYSNNTSWTLRLNNKYTLPGNVDWQTNLNYRGPSMDAQNKRDAMFSADVAFSKDIFKDKASIAFNVTDLFNSRVMTGIVETEEFITDREIRFRGVRTFNLSFTYRFNQQKKREIDRGNYGNGGDIQM